The window CGGAGTGTTCCTGCAGGTTATGGCCTTCACCACCGATGTAGGCGGTTACTTCGATGCCGTTGGTCAGACGTACACGAGCGACCTTACGAAGCGCGGAGTTCGGCTTCTTAGGGGTCGTGGTGTATACTCTGGTACAAACACCGCGACGCTGAGGGCATTCCAACAGGGCCGGGGTCTTCTTCCGTTTGGGCTGAACTTGACGTCCCTTACGGATGAGCTGGTTAATGGT of the Pseudodesulfovibrio sp. zrk46 genome contains:
- the rpsL gene encoding 30S ribosomal protein S12; the protein is MPTINQLIRKGRQVQPKRKKTPALLECPQRRGVCTRVYTTTPKKPNSALRKVARVRLTNGIEVTAYIGGEGHNLQEHSVVLIRGGRVKDLPGVRYHIVRGSLDTSGVDDRRRGRSKYGTKRPK